The sequence ctgtctgaatttcaggttgtcatagaggtatgcatgggaagtataaggtgatgagctggttctcccgggcctcctcatttatgggtgccagtccgccctaataggatttgaggcgtgacacttgCGGTGTTGAACTTGACTTGTTAACTGTAGAAAATGAGTCATCTAAAGAGACAGGTTGTCGAACTCCAGAAGACCCCGTCCTCTGCATCAACGACTGTGATTTTTTCGGTAGTGTAGCTACGATGAATATGTGTTCCAAGTGTCAAAAGGACATGATACTACTGAAGCAAGAACATGCAAAGCTTGCAGCTACATCCAACAAAGACGTCGTACGTAGAAGCTTAAGCAGCGATGAATCAGAACTTGCTCTTGCGGGTGCCGCGGTTGCATCTGCAGATTTAGCCTCTCAGATTTCACAAGTGAAGTCAAAAGAGGGTTTGAAAAAGTGCACAGCTTGTCGTAAGCGTGTGGGATTAACAGGGTTCTATTGCAAATGTGGTGATCTTTTCCGCGCAGTTCATCATTATTCAG is a genomic window of Capsicum annuum cultivar UCD-10X-F1 unplaced genomic scaffold, UCD10Xv1.1 ctg37672, whole genome shotgun sequence containing:
- the LOC124891575 gene encoding zinc finger A20 and AN1 domain-containing stress-associated protein 8-like, with the protein product NESSKETGCRTPEDPVLCINDCDFFGSVATMNMCSKCQKDMILLKQEHAKLAATSNKDVVRRSLSSDESELALAGAAVASADLASQISQVKSKEGLKKCTACRKRVGLTGFYCKCGDLFRAVHHYSDKHNFPFDFRNAGKNAIVKANPIIVAEKLNKI